AACCCGATGCTGGAGTCCTCCGCGTCACTACCGGAGGACAGCCGCAACGGCGCGTGGCTGTCGCGCAGTTGCTGGAAGGCCTTGGGGCCCGCACCGCTCACCGGGTGGTCCTGCCAGATCCGCTGCGCGGTGGACCACAGGTCGTAGCGGTCGCTGACGGACTGGTCGGGGGCGGCCGAGACGGATCCGATGCTGGTCAGCCGGGTGGTGACACCGGAGGCCCCCAGGCCGAGGCCCCCGACCAGCACGACGGCCGCGGCCGTCGTCACCAGCGCCCCGCGGACGGCCAGCCGGGCGTCGGAGCGCAGCAGCAGGACGGCGGCCGCCACGCCGGTGGCGATCCAGCTGCCCCGGCTGAAGGAGACGGCGAGCGGGAACACCAGGAAGGCGGCGGCCGCGTACATCGCCCGGCGCAGCCGGCGGTCCCCGCCCGCGCCGCGCTCGGCCAGGGCCAGCGCGAGGGCGCAGAGCAGGCCGAAGCCGACCACGCTGGACATCGCCATGATGTCCAGCGCGCCGAAGGTCCCGACCGCCCGGATCGGCCGGCCGGTGTAGGAGGCGCCGGTCCGGGTCAGGTACTGGTGCGCGCCGACCACCCCCTGGATCAGCGCGGCGATCACGAAGGACCCGAGGATCAGCCGCTGGTCGGTGCGGTCGCGCAGGGAGCACAGCACCGCGGCGGGGACGAGCACGAACACCTGGGTCAGCCGGACGAAGCCGGTCAGGCTGGCCGCCGGGTCGATCGAGGCGACGGTGGCGACGGCCGCGGCGATCACCACGGCGCCGAGCAGCGCGCAGACGGTGCGGCTCAGCGCCGCCGTCCGGCCGCGCAGCAGATCGAGGCCGGTGACGGCGACCAGGGCGAGCGAGGCCAGGTCGGCGGGGGTGACATGGACCGCGGCGGCGACGTCCTTCTCCCCGGTCGGGACACAGACCAGCAGCACGGTGGCGGCGGCGAGCAGGCTCGGCCGGGCCGGCAGCCGGGCCGCTGCCCGGCGTAACACCGGGGCGGGGCGGGCGGTGAGGGTGAGTGCCACGGGTCAGCTCCCGTCCGGGTGGACCATCAGGACGGCGGTGCGGAGCAGGAGCTTGACGTCCTGCCAGAGGCTCCAGCTCTCGATGTAGCGGTTGTCGAAGCGGGCCCGGTCCTCGATCGAGGTGTCCCCGCGCAGGCCGTTGACCTGGGCGAGCCCGGTGAGGCCGACGGGGACGCGGTGCCGGTCCGCGTACTCGGGGTACGCCTGGCCGAAGCGCATCACGAAGTACGGGCGCTCGGGGCGCGGGCCGACCAGGCTCATGTCGCCGCGCAGGATGTTCCACAGCTGCGGGAGCTCGTCGAGCGAGCTGCGGCGCAGCAGTCTGCCGACGGCGCCCATCCGGTGGTCCTGGGAGATGTTCCAGCGGGTCGCCGACTCGTGCTCGTTGCTGGGGCGCAGGGTGCGGAACTTGAGCAGGGTGAACGCCTTGCCGTCCAGCCCGGTGCGCTGTTGGCGGAAGAGCACGCCGGGGCCGGTGTCGAAGCGGACGGCCAGGGCGCAGGCGGCGAGGACCGGGGCGAGGGCGATCAGGCCGAGGGCGGCCGCGGTGACGTCCAGCGCGCGCTTGGCGGCCCAGCCGGGGCGGCGCATCGCGGGGCGGGCGACGCGCAGGCAGGGGAAGCCCCAGAGGTGGTCGCCGCCGCGCGGGCGCGGGCCGCTCCCGTCCAGCGAGCCGTACTCCCGCAGGGCCGGCACCAGCCAGACCTGGCAGCCCAGCCGGGCTGCCTCGCGCAGGGCCGCGGCCGTCTCGGCCTCGTCCGCGGCGCCCCCGGTGGCGACCACGTGGTGGACGCGGTGGCGGCGGATCTCGCGTTCGAGCACCTCGCGCCCGCCCAGCACCGGCAACCCGGTGCTGCCGGCCAGCAGGACCGGATCGGAGTCGAGGAAGCCGACCGGCCGCAGGCCGTACTCCTGGCGCTCCGCCAGAGTGGCGGCGATGCGCTGGCCGAGGTGGCCGGCCCCGAGCATCAGGACGGGGCTCGGCCGCCGGCGGCGGGCCCGGCGCACCTGGCGGTAGGCGAGGGCGCGGCCGCAGCCGTCCAGCAGCAGGAAGACGGCGAGCAGGGTGAGCAGCCGCAGCGGGGTGCCGGTCCCCGGATCGGGCCAACAGCCGTCCAGGCAGCCGGCGATCGTGACGGCGAAGGCGGTGGCCACCACCGAGCGGGCCACCAGGGCCGGCAGTTCGTCCAGTACGGAGAGGGTGAGCCGGGTGCGGTAGAGGCCCCCGGTCAGGTTCAGCGCGAGCAGGAGCGGCAACAGGGTCGCGGTGCCGAGCAGCGGGTGGGCCCGGCCGGTGGCACCCAGGGTGCCGGTGCCGAGCAGGGTCGCGGCGCCCAGCGCGAGGACGTCCACGGTGACCAGGGCGGCGGGCAGGGCCAGCCGGGAGCGGAACGGGCGGCGGTGGCGGCCGATCGCCGCCGCCGCGCGGGCCTGGGCGGCGACGGCGGGGCGCTCCAGGACTCCGGTGGCGGGCCGGCGGGTGGCGGAAAGGGGCCCGCCGGGCCTCGGCACGCTCTCGTGGTCAATGGTCATCAGCGCACGAACTCCCCTGCTGTGTGCCCGTGCCGTCGGGAGGGCGGTACCGGGTCGCCCGGGTCGCCGCTCCCGGCCCGGCGGGCGCGGTCCAGGTCGTGCCTGCCGCCGCGAGCGACGTTCAGCCTGGTGCGCGGAATGTCGTGACGAAGCGAAATGAAGCAGGCAAATTCAGACACTACCGAAAGCTCGCTTGATTTCCGGAAGTTGACGTGCCACTTCATTCCACCCGCCCATTAATAGGAAATTCCGAC
The sequence above is drawn from the Kitasatospora sp. NBC_00315 genome and encodes:
- a CDS encoding O-antigen ligase family protein, which produces MALTLTARPAPVLRRAAARLPARPSLLAAATVLLVCVPTGEKDVAAAVHVTPADLASLALVAVTGLDLLRGRTAALSRTVCALLGAVVIAAAVATVASIDPAASLTGFVRLTQVFVLVPAAVLCSLRDRTDQRLILGSFVIAALIQGVVGAHQYLTRTGASYTGRPIRAVGTFGALDIMAMSSVVGFGLLCALALALAERGAGGDRRLRRAMYAAAAFLVFPLAVSFSRGSWIATGVAAAVLLLRSDARLAVRGALVTTAAAVVLVGGLGLGASGVTTRLTSIGSVSAAPDQSVSDRYDLWSTAQRIWQDHPVSGAGPKAFQQLRDSHAPLRLSSGSDAEDSSIGFQREPLLSPHNMYFLVLSEQGLIGVVAYLALFLGLLLGCLRRASGTGVAALALLVWVLVDFLYADIGGTTTVLTSVVLGLAAHTALPARPPGAGPTGPTGSTGVAGVAGV
- a CDS encoding exopolysaccharide biosynthesis polyprenyl glycosylphosphotransferase produces the protein MTIDHESVPRPGGPLSATRRPATGVLERPAVAAQARAAAAIGRHRRPFRSRLALPAALVTVDVLALGAATLLGTGTLGATGRAHPLLGTATLLPLLLALNLTGGLYRTRLTLSVLDELPALVARSVVATAFAVTIAGCLDGCWPDPGTGTPLRLLTLLAVFLLLDGCGRALAYRQVRRARRRRPSPVLMLGAGHLGQRIAATLAERQEYGLRPVGFLDSDPVLLAGSTGLPVLGGREVLEREIRRHRVHHVVATGGAADEAETAAALREAARLGCQVWLVPALREYGSLDGSGPRPRGGDHLWGFPCLRVARPAMRRPGWAAKRALDVTAAALGLIALAPVLAACALAVRFDTGPGVLFRQQRTGLDGKAFTLLKFRTLRPSNEHESATRWNISQDHRMGAVGRLLRRSSLDELPQLWNILRGDMSLVGPRPERPYFVMRFGQAYPEYADRHRVPVGLTGLAQVNGLRGDTSIEDRARFDNRYIESWSLWQDVKLLLRTAVLMVHPDGS